The Planctomycetaceae bacterium sequence AGGAATTTACTGTTTTTATGAACCCTGCCGTGGTCCCCTGCGAGGATTAAAATGACGGCAGGGCTAATCGACGTAGATTTACGCTAATGCTCCGACCGCCTGCGCGGAAATGACAAAGAATGTTTTGGATCTATCTATCCACACGCGCAGTGCCGCCGGCCATAATTTTTTCGACATCGGACAGGCTAACCGTCGTTGTGTCGCCGGGCGTTGTCATAGCCAGCGCACCGTGAGCTGCGCCGTATTCAACTGCCTGCTGACCAGTTTTGCCTTCCATCAGGCCGTAAATTAATCCTGATGCGAAACTGTCGCCGCCGCCGACACGGTCGTAAATCTCCAGATTTTCGCGGAGTGTCGCTTCATAGAAATTGCCGTCTGAATAAAGTATTGCGCCCCAGTCATTAACGCTTGCGGTTTTTGCGTTTCGCAGCGTTGTGGCAACGGCTTTGAAATTCGGGAATTGTTTTACCGCTTCGAGAATCATCTTTTTGAAATTTGACGGATCAAGTTTTGAAAGATGTTTGTCCATTCCCGGAACTTCCAAACCAAGACATGCTGTAAAATCTTCCTCGTTGCCCATCATTACATCGATGTATGGAGCGAGTTTGCGATTTACTTCCTGCGCCTTTTTCTGGCCGCCGATAGATTTCCATAAGCTCGGCCTGTAATTCAAATCATACGAAACTATCGTGCCATATTTTTTCGCTGTCGTAACAGCTTCTATTATCACATCCGCTGTCGTTTCGGAAAGCGCGGCGAAAATTCCGCCTGTGTGGAACCATCGCACACCCGCTTTGCCGAAGATTTCTTCCCAATCGATATCGCCCTTCTTCAAATTTGAAGCAGCCGAATGGCCTCTGTCGCTGCAACCTTTGGCGGCTCTTACGCCGAAACCGCGTTCGGTAAAATTCAGGCCGACACGAACATCTCTGCCGATACCGTCAAACGGCACCCATTTAACATACGTCATATTAACGCCGCCCTGCAGCATCAAATCCTCAAGCAATCTGCCAACAGGATTATCCGGTATCGCGGTAACAATCGCGGCGCGTTTATTGAAACATCTGCGAAGACCTCTTGCAACGTTATATTCGCCGCCACCTTCCCAGACTTTAAATTCTCTTGTTGTGTGAATTCTGTTATCGCCGGGGTCGAGACGAATCATTACTTCGCCGAGCGAAAGAATATCGTATCTGCAATTCGCTGCGGGTTTAATATCCAAAGCTGACATTCTATTTGCCTCCTCTGATTTGATTAATCATATCAATCGTCTCTTTTACTTTCTTCGCAATTCCAGTCCAGTCTTTTGCGGCAATCAATTCTTTTGTAATCAGTTTCGAGCCCATACCAGCGCAAACGATGCCGGCCTTGAACCATTCGGTCAGACTTTCCTTTGTCGGTGAAACACCGCCGGTCGGCATAATTTCCGTCCATGGGCACGGGCCTTTTACAGCCTTTACAAAATCAGGGCCGCCGATTGTTTCGCCGGGGAAGATTTTTACGATTTCAACGCCGAAAGTATGCGCTCTTTGAATTTCCGTTACTGTTCCACAGCCGGGCGAATACGGAATTTTTCGGCAGTTGCACATTTTTGCGGTGTCTTCATCAAAACACGGGCCGACAATAAAATCGGCGCCTGCGGAAATGTACATCGCGGCTGTCGGAGCATCACAAATTGAGCCGACGCCCAAAATAATATCTTTGCGTTCGGCGTCTCTATATTCGGCTAATTTTGTGAATGTGTTTATCGCTCTGTCGCCGCGGTTGGTAAACTCAATGCACTTCGCGCCGCCATCTGCACAGGCCGTTACGATATTTTTCACGGTTTCAAAATCATTGTGATAAAAAACCGGAATCAAACCAATTTTCTTCATGGCTGTTAAAACGTCAAGTCTTGAATGCCTTGCCACAGTTTGACCCTTTCAAAAAACAATTAACAAAACAGGATTGTAATATAATTATCAAAATTATCAAGTTAAAGATTTGGCAATACTTTGGACAAACCGCACCTGCGGCGAGTAAAGCCCCCACCCTATAAAACTGGCTTTACGAACCCTGCCATAGTGATGGCAGGGCTGATATGGAACGACCTTTGTCAAATCAATTTTGTAATATATTTTTCTTTCATTTTTTTTAATCTTTTTTTTATTAACAAACAAGGTACAGGCTGCTTCGACGATGAATCAGTCTGATATTCGTGGATTATCCTTTGTTAAAGGACAGAGCCGACAGTGATATTCTTCGTCCGGAATCGTGCCTTCTAAAATCGTGAGTCCGGCAAGCATAAAACCTGCCTGTCAACATAGCTCGCATCGATACATTTTTTCGTAAGACTGAAATGAGTATTAATCGGCGTGGGCACATAAACGACATCGGCTTTGCCTTTGATGCCGGCCAAGAGTTTATCGGTGTCATCGTAAACGGGAATGCCTTTTTCCAAACATGCTGCCCTGCCGGGAGAGTGCCTTGAAGGATTGCTGCTGACGGCGACAAGGCTGATTGCATCGGGAATTTCCCATATCCATTTAATCAGATTAAATGCGTAGCCCCCTGCGCCAATCATCGCCAGTTTGACCATAAAAATCCTTTATTTGGACAAAACAACCACTTCCTCTTGGTAACCTTTTTTCACCTAAATATCAATAAAAATAACACTTTACAGCAAAAAATGGCTATATTGGAAATTTGTCCTAATTTTTGGGATTATTGGCGTAAATGGAGTCATCTCCGCCGCCTAAAACGGCGTAAAGTCTGGCCTGATTAGTGATTTTTGCCAATCTATATGAAACGAGTCCCTGCTGGGCGGCATAAAGCGACCGCTGGGCATCAATCACCGACAAATAATTATCAATTCCCTTCAAATATCGCGTGTTCGACAGGTGATAAGTATCTTCCTGTGCTTTTGTCAATGACCGCTGCGCGGCTAACTGCGATTCGATAGTGCCCTGAACCGCAAGAGCATCGGCAACCTCC is a genomic window containing:
- a CDS encoding sugar kinase, whose amino-acid sequence is MSALDIKPAANCRYDILSLGEVMIRLDPGDNRIHTTREFKVWEGGGEYNVARGLRRCFNKRAAIVTAIPDNPVGRLLEDLMLQGGVNMTYVKWVPFDGIGRDVRVGLNFTERGFGVRAAKGCSDRGHSAASNLKKGDIDWEEIFGKAGVRWFHTGGIFAALSETTADVIIEAVTTAKKYGTIVSYDLNYRPSLWKSIGGQKKAQEVNRKLAPYIDVMMGNEEDFTACLGLEVPGMDKHLSKLDPSNFKKMILEAVKQFPNFKAVATTLRNAKTASVNDWGAILYSDGNFYEATLRENLEIYDRVGGGDSFASGLIYGLMEGKTGQQAVEYGAAHGALAMTTPGDTTTVSLSDVEKIMAGGTARVDR
- a CDS encoding bifunctional 4-hydroxy-2-oxoglutarate aldolase/2-dehydro-3-deoxy-phosphogluconate aldolase, producing the protein MARHSRLDVLTAMKKIGLIPVFYHNDFETVKNIVTACADGGAKCIEFTNRGDRAINTFTKLAEYRDAERKDIILGVGSICDAPTAAMYISAGADFIVGPCFDEDTAKMCNCRKIPYSPGCGTVTEIQRAHTFGVEIVKIFPGETIGGPDFVKAVKGPCPWTEIMPTGGVSPTKESLTEWFKAGIVCAGMGSKLITKELIAAKDWTGIAKKVKETIDMINQIRGGK
- a CDS encoding Gfo/Idh/MocA family oxidoreductase, yielding MVKLAMIGAGGYAFNLIKWIWEIPDAISLVAVSSNPSRHSPGRAACLEKGIPVYDDTDKLLAGIKGKADVVYVPTPINTHFSLTKKCIDASYVDRQVLCLPDSRF